A stretch of the Teretinema zuelzerae genome encodes the following:
- a CDS encoding FAD-dependent oxidoreductase — protein MNGFSCDAAVIGAGAAGMAAALSLHERGKSVMLIDREEAMGGSSSSASTTASAFSISERS, from the coding sequence GTGAACGGATTTTCCTGCGACGCCGCGGTAATCGGCGCCGGAGCGGCCGGAATGGCCGCGGCCCTGTCCCTTCATGAACGGGGAAAAAGCGTCATGTTGATCGACCGCGAGGAAGCCATGGGGGGATCCTCCTCCAGTGCATCCACAACGGCTTCGGCCTTCAGCATTTCGGAGAGGAGTTGA
- a CDS encoding NAD(P)/FAD-dependent oxidoreductase produces MTGPEFASRFEQRVRAAGIPFRDGTTVLSLERTDSGFALGLSSSRRGYELIECRAVVLAMGSRERNRGNIRIAGSRPAGVFTAGLAQRLLNIDGYVPGKKAVIIGSGDIGLIMARRMTLSGAEVAAVVEIQSSPSGLTRNIAQCLNDFDIPLHLSHATLRILGRDRVTGVEIAPMENGAVQTGKSFVIGCDTVLLSVGLVPENELSARTGVALSQVTNGPLVDSRLMTSVPGVFAAGNVLHIHDLVDRVAEEAIRAGKSCADWLDSAGDPASGGHERGPEIPLRAGTNVRYAVPSSFDPSRATRVSLRSLVPFERARLVLTREGREVWSRKLSWVTPGEMIACDIPAGLSAGDAAGQGACTVSLTGDEGGSN; encoded by the coding sequence TTGACCGGCCCGGAATTCGCTTCGCGCTTTGAACAGCGCGTCCGCGCCGCCGGAATCCCCTTCCGCGATGGAACCACCGTGCTGTCCCTCGAGCGGACCGACTCAGGCTTCGCGCTCGGCCTATCCTCCTCCCGCCGGGGCTATGAACTGATCGAGTGCCGCGCCGTCGTTCTCGCGATGGGCAGCCGCGAAAGGAACCGCGGAAACATACGCATCGCGGGTTCGCGACCCGCCGGCGTCTTCACCGCCGGCCTCGCCCAGCGCCTTCTCAATATCGACGGCTATGTGCCCGGAAAAAAAGCCGTCATCATCGGCTCGGGCGACATCGGCCTCATCATGGCCCGGCGCATGACCCTCTCGGGGGCCGAGGTCGCGGCAGTGGTCGAAATACAAAGCTCGCCCTCCGGCCTCACCCGCAACATCGCCCAGTGTCTGAACGACTTCGACATCCCCCTGCATCTGTCTCACGCGACGCTGCGCATCCTCGGCCGCGACCGCGTAACCGGAGTCGAGATCGCGCCGATGGAAAACGGGGCGGTGCAAACCGGAAAATCCTTCGTCATCGGCTGCGACACCGTTCTCCTGTCCGTCGGCCTGGTTCCGGAAAACGAGCTTTCCGCCCGGACCGGAGTCGCGCTCAGCCAGGTGACCAACGGACCGCTGGTCGACTCCCGCCTGATGACCTCCGTTCCCGGCGTATTTGCGGCGGGAAACGTCCTGCACATACATGATCTGGTCGACCGGGTCGCCGAGGAAGCCATCAGGGCCGGCAAGTCCTGCGCCGACTGGCTCGATTCGGCCGGCGATCCGGCTTCCGGCGGACATGAGCGCGGCCCGGAAATTCCGCTCCGCGCAGGAACCAATGTCCGCTATGCCGTGCCTTCGTCCTTCGATCCCTCCCGGGCGACCCGGGTGTCCCTGCGCTCCCTCGTTCCCTTCGAGCGGGCGCGTCTTGTCCTGACCCGCGAGGGAAGGGAAGTGTGGTCGCGCAAACTGTCGTGGGTGACCCCGGGAGAGATGATCGCCTGCGATATTCCCGCGGGCCTTTCAGCCGGAGACGCGGCGGGGCAGGGCGCCTGCACCGTGTCCTTGACCGGAGACGAAGGAGGTTCCAATTGA
- a CDS encoding M24 family metallopeptidase translates to MDEIDVYLRRRSEIYTWMARNSIAMVVLEDTEGRRDPAVRYFSGHPSDALLILTITGHCVLCPWDENLAYQKAQVDVVVPYTDFGRHPVAAIKGIAEQVGAPHRSRIEIPAVTPYPVFLRYVEALPEYDVLCRETGVHTEIARMRSIKDETEIALLEKACAITNDIMDRIEDQVRSGKIATELDVALLIEKEARKAGAEGTSFETLAAGPSRSWGIHAFPAYTSGAFPAQGLSILDFGIKFEGYSSDVTMTFASGPLTTAQEKQITLVEKAYKAALEIYKPGNFTRDASLKVDEIFRKAKKTMPHGLGHGIGLEPHEGPAVRNREDNDWVFEPGMAVTLEPGLYDPKHGGCRLENSILITEQGNRPLTRSRIVRLG, encoded by the coding sequence ATGGATGAAATTGATGTTTACCTGAGACGCCGCTCGGAAATATACACCTGGATGGCGAGAAACAGCATCGCGATGGTGGTGCTTGAAGATACAGAAGGCCGCAGAGACCCCGCGGTTCGTTATTTTTCCGGCCATCCCTCCGATGCGCTGCTGATTTTAACCATCACCGGACACTGCGTTCTCTGCCCCTGGGATGAAAACCTCGCTTATCAGAAGGCCCAGGTGGATGTGGTCGTACCATACACCGATTTCGGCCGCCATCCAGTGGCTGCCATAAAGGGAATCGCCGAACAGGTGGGAGCCCCGCATCGCTCGCGCATAGAAATACCGGCCGTCACGCCGTATCCCGTATTTCTCCGCTACGTCGAAGCGCTCCCCGAATACGACGTGCTGTGCCGGGAAACCGGCGTACATACCGAAATAGCGCGGATGAGATCCATAAAGGACGAAACCGAAATCGCTCTCCTGGAAAAAGCCTGCGCCATCACCAACGATATCATGGACCGCATCGAAGACCAGGTTCGCTCAGGCAAGATCGCGACCGAACTCGACGTTGCGCTCTTGATCGAAAAGGAAGCGAGAAAGGCGGGAGCCGAGGGCACGAGCTTCGAAACGCTCGCCGCAGGACCTTCGCGGAGCTGGGGAATCCACGCGTTCCCGGCGTATACATCGGGGGCTTTCCCCGCCCAGGGTCTTTCGATTCTGGATTTCGGCATCAAATTTGAAGGATACTCCAGCGACGTCACCATGACCTTCGCCAGCGGCCCGTTGACGACCGCTCAGGAAAAGCAGATAACCCTCGTGGAAAAAGCGTACAAGGCCGCTTTGGAAATATACAAGCCGGGAAACTTTACAAGGGACGCTTCGCTCAAGGTAGACGAAATATTCCGAAAGGCGAAAAAGACGATGCCGCACGGGCTCGGACACGGGATCGGGCTTGAGCCGCACGAAGGACCGGCGGTGCGAAACCGTGAAGACAACGACTGGGTGTTCGAGCCGGGAATGGCGGTCACCCTCGAGCCGGGCCTCTACGACCCAAAGCACGGCGGATGCCGGCTGGAAAACTCGATCCTCATCACGGAACAGGGAAACAGGCCGCTCACCCGCTCACGCATCGTCAGGCTCGGGTAG
- the murJ gene encoding murein biosynthesis integral membrane protein MurJ — translation MAKSLVKSGSSLLVLTLGSRVLGLIREMTKAAFLGTSALSDAFSVAFVIPNLLRKLFAENSVSVAFIPTFRSYLDEKSADETRQFVSATFTFLACVTSLTTALGMLAAPLIVPFFGTPTGETVLLTRIMFPYLAIISIAALLQGILNGLKIFSPSGFTPILFNLCIIGLTWLLSPFTENPARAMAIGVIAGGTLQAAFQLPFVLKQGYALRFVSLKKAFTNPGTKRVIRLVGPTIIGMAAYQLNDLVSTILAGNAGPGVVSSLGYSLRLQELILGVFAVSIGTVILPDLSAQANKKDWAGFAGLLSVSMKIIALITIPVTFFSLICGENIIRLVFQTRSFTEESVRLTLSAFTWHIAGLYFIALNRIVAPAFYAQQDTKSPTYAGLFSFIVNIALALVLVGPMRGGGIALALSLASAANTAFLFLFMRKNGSISAGSILRSTVGYTLKMALFSALAAWPAALALPRLQDRFAGSGRLIAQGVPLAGTLFLFAAAGVLLLAITRDRILLGILSKLKNRGSGKN, via the coding sequence ATGGCTAAATCACTGGTAAAAAGCGGGTCGAGCCTGCTTGTCCTCACCCTTGGATCCCGCGTTCTCGGACTGATACGGGAGATGACGAAGGCCGCGTTTCTGGGAACCTCCGCCCTCTCGGACGCGTTTTCCGTGGCCTTCGTGATTCCGAACCTCCTGCGCAAGCTCTTCGCGGAAAACAGCGTGTCGGTCGCCTTCATCCCGACCTTCCGCAGCTATCTCGACGAAAAAAGCGCGGACGAAACCCGGCAGTTCGTTTCGGCGACCTTCACCTTCCTCGCCTGCGTTACGTCTCTTACGACTGCGCTCGGAATGCTCGCCGCTCCCCTAATCGTGCCCTTTTTCGGCACCCCGACGGGCGAAACGGTCCTTTTGACGCGCATCATGTTCCCCTACCTCGCAATCATTTCGATCGCGGCCCTCCTTCAGGGAATCCTCAACGGACTGAAAATTTTCTCTCCCTCGGGATTCACCCCGATACTCTTCAACCTCTGCATCATCGGACTTACCTGGCTGCTCTCCCCGTTCACGGAAAACCCGGCGCGCGCGATGGCGATCGGCGTCATCGCCGGAGGAACGCTGCAGGCGGCCTTTCAGCTCCCCTTCGTTCTCAAGCAGGGCTACGCCCTTCGCTTCGTCTCGCTGAAAAAAGCCTTCACGAATCCGGGAACCAAACGGGTAATCAGACTGGTCGGCCCGACTATCATCGGAATGGCCGCGTATCAGCTGAACGACCTCGTAAGCACCATTCTGGCGGGAAACGCCGGGCCCGGAGTCGTGTCGAGCCTCGGCTATTCGCTTCGCTTGCAGGAACTGATTCTGGGAGTGTTCGCGGTTTCCATCGGCACGGTGATTCTGCCGGATCTTTCGGCCCAGGCGAATAAAAAGGATTGGGCCGGCTTCGCAGGACTTTTATCGGTATCCATGAAGATCATCGCGCTCATCACCATACCGGTGACCTTTTTTTCGCTGATCTGCGGAGAAAACATCATCCGCCTGGTGTTCCAGACGAGAAGCTTCACCGAAGAATCCGTGCGCCTCACGCTTTCGGCCTTTACCTGGCACATCGCGGGGCTCTACTTCATTGCGCTCAACAGGATAGTCGCTCCTGCCTTCTATGCCCAGCAGGACACGAAGTCGCCCACCTACGCGGGACTGTTTTCATTTATCGTCAACATCGCCCTCGCCCTCGTCCTCGTCGGACCGATGAGGGGAGGCGGCATCGCGCTGGCCCTCAGCCTCGCGAGCGCGGCGAATACGGCGTTTCTTTTTCTGTTCATGAGAAAAAACGGCTCGATTTCGGCGGGAAGCATTCTCAGGTCGACGGTCGGCTACACGCTGAAAATGGCGCTTTTTTCAGCCCTGGCCGCCTGGCCCGCGGCTCTGGCCCTCCCGCGTCTTCAAGACCGGTTCGCCGGCAGCGGAAGGCTGATCGCCCAGGGAGTTCCGCTCGCGGGAACTCTCTTCCTGTTCGCGGCGGCAGGAGTGCTGCTTCTCGCGATCACCCGCGACCGGATTCTGCTCGGAATACTGTCGAAACTGAAGAACAGAGGAAGCGGAAAGAATTAG
- a CDS encoding 2-hydroxyacyl-CoA dehydratase — protein MKEQSVIRVGIDVGSTTVKVVALDADGSTLYSKYERHRADIRSTIISVVDNALTIIEDLFRSRGDASPKLSVKVTGSGGLAVSHWLSVPFIQEVVAATTAVRKIIPKTDVAIELGGEDAKITYFTGGVEQRMNGTCAGGTGAFIDQMAALLETDADGLNDLARGATILYPIAARCGVFAKTDIQPLINEGARREDIAASIFQAVVSQTISGLACGKPIRGRVAFLGGPLHFMDQLRRRFIETLKLKDDEILIPEDSQLFVAAGAAWSAELPEAESLGPAMTFTPVASPSVPGKAPRARFFEIGELRTALKTLVNAEMHEVQRLEPLFANERELEEFRVRHASEMAASADLDTVKGPVFLGLDAGSTTTKAVLVDELGRILWRFYDVNGGNPVDLAVRVLKDLYRRLPSGVRIVRSCSTGYGEALFQAALGVDAGEVETIAHYRAADFFVPGVEFLLDIGGQDMKCLRMKDGAITSIQLNEACSSGCGSFLDNFARSLGMDIHAFSNKALLADKPVDLGSRCTVFMNSRVKQAQKEGASVGDISAGLSYSVIKNALFKVIKLRDASAIGEKVVVQGGTFNNDAVLRAFEKISGRNVFRPDVAGLMGAYGAALIALDQWKDAGSPADARTGLATPEQLESFAVELELRRCGKCSNNCLLTINTFTSGVVTSGPVEQMVAPPRRFITGNRCERGLEIDLSVKPEAGSATHADSSAHMIAENNDEPHGLEKPEKPPVPNLFDWKYRRLFRYKPLSHEAATRGDVGIPRVLNLYENYPFWFTFFTKLGFRVRLSPRSSRHIYELGLESIPSESVCYPGKITHGHVEALLKAGVKFIFYPCAPYEQVEDPGVGNHYNCPIVTSYPEVLRNNMDALRQDDSIRFMNPFLPIDDEKRLVERLFEELGGEFGISLEEITSAVRDGWAEQDAFRDEVARKGEETIAEIHERGLKGIVLAGRPYHLDPEIHHGIPELLTGLGLAVLTEDSVAQLGAVERPLRIVDQWTYHNRLYRAAQYVTSNPDLELVQLTSFGCGLDAVTADQVQEILDAKGRMYTLVKIDEGSNLGAVRIRMRSLIAAIRERDRNATKLKFKSSAHHRVVFTKEMKKRYTVLAPQMSPIHFRLLQKAFEYSGFNFVILPDVDTKAVDYGLQYVNNDACYPSILVAGQMISALKSGEYDLDSVALLITQTGGGCRATNYIGFIRRALSDIGWGHIPVISLSAQSFEKNPGFKMTPALIHRSMMSVMIGDLLMRVLYRTRPYESVPGSANEMYEKWNTRAAAQLKSLSISGYHRLVRDIVRDFDSLPLEQVHKPRVGVVGEILVKFHPTANNDIFGTIENEGAECVVPDLADFLFYSFVNGVYKHKKLAFPKSSERTAHLLVWFLELYRWKIKKELSASVRFTPPESIYKLQDGVDDIVQLGNMTGEGWFLTAEMIELIHTGVPSIACVQPFACLPNHVTGKGMIKELRRRFPQSNIAAIDYDPGASEVNQLNRLKLLLANAPKGAHPDETKTAGAH, from the coding sequence ATGAAAGAACAATCTGTAATACGCGTCGGCATCGATGTGGGTTCAACTACGGTAAAGGTCGTCGCTCTCGATGCGGACGGCTCGACTCTGTACAGCAAATACGAAAGACATAGAGCCGATATCCGGAGCACCATCATTTCGGTCGTGGACAATGCTCTGACTATAATAGAAGATTTATTCCGCTCCCGGGGAGACGCCTCGCCCAAGCTGAGCGTGAAAGTCACCGGTTCCGGCGGGCTCGCCGTATCGCACTGGCTCTCGGTGCCCTTTATCCAGGAAGTGGTCGCCGCCACGACGGCCGTGCGGAAAATCATTCCGAAAACCGACGTAGCCATCGAACTCGGCGGCGAAGACGCGAAGATCACGTACTTCACCGGCGGGGTGGAGCAGCGCATGAACGGCACCTGCGCCGGCGGAACGGGAGCCTTCATCGATCAGATGGCGGCCCTTTTGGAAACCGACGCCGACGGCCTCAACGACCTCGCAAGAGGCGCGACCATCCTGTATCCCATCGCCGCCCGCTGCGGCGTGTTCGCGAAAACCGACATCCAGCCCCTCATCAACGAGGGAGCGAGACGGGAAGACATCGCCGCGAGCATTTTCCAGGCGGTAGTAAGCCAGACTATTTCCGGCTTGGCCTGCGGAAAACCCATCCGCGGCCGCGTCGCCTTCCTCGGCGGACCGCTGCACTTCATGGACCAGCTCCGCCGCCGGTTTATCGAAACCCTCAAGCTCAAGGACGATGAAATCCTGATCCCCGAAGATTCCCAGCTCTTCGTGGCAGCCGGCGCCGCCTGGTCGGCCGAGCTTCCCGAAGCCGAATCTCTCGGACCGGCGATGACCTTCACCCCGGTAGCTTCTCCCTCCGTTCCGGGAAAGGCGCCGCGAGCGCGCTTCTTCGAAATCGGCGAGCTGCGGACCGCCCTCAAGACCCTGGTGAACGCGGAAATGCACGAGGTTCAGCGCCTCGAGCCCCTGTTCGCGAACGAGCGGGAATTAGAGGAGTTCCGCGTCCGCCACGCGTCTGAAATGGCCGCCTCGGCAGATCTCGATACGGTCAAGGGCCCCGTGTTCCTCGGTCTCGACGCCGGTTCCACCACCACCAAGGCCGTCCTCGTCGACGAGCTCGGCCGCATTCTCTGGCGCTTCTACGACGTGAACGGCGGAAATCCCGTAGACCTCGCGGTGCGCGTCCTCAAGGACCTCTACCGCCGCCTTCCCTCTGGCGTCCGCATCGTCCGCTCCTGTTCCACAGGCTACGGCGAAGCCCTCTTCCAGGCCGCTCTCGGCGTCGACGCCGGCGAAGTTGAGACGATAGCCCACTACCGCGCCGCGGACTTCTTCGTCCCCGGAGTCGAGTTCCTTCTGGACATCGGCGGCCAGGACATGAAGTGCCTGCGCATGAAGGACGGGGCCATCACCTCGATCCAGTTGAACGAAGCCTGCTCCTCGGGATGCGGAAGCTTCCTCGACAACTTCGCCCGCTCCCTCGGAATGGACATCCACGCCTTCTCCAACAAGGCCCTCCTCGCCGACAAGCCGGTGGATCTGGGAAGCCGCTGCACCGTATTCATGAACAGCCGCGTCAAACAGGCCCAGAAGGAGGGAGCGTCCGTAGGCGACATCTCCGCGGGCCTGTCGTATTCCGTCATCAAAAACGCCCTCTTCAAGGTTATCAAGCTCCGCGACGCCTCCGCCATCGGCGAAAAAGTCGTCGTGCAGGGCGGAACCTTCAATAACGACGCGGTTCTCCGCGCCTTCGAGAAAATTTCCGGACGCAACGTGTTCCGTCCGGACGTGGCCGGCCTCATGGGCGCGTACGGAGCCGCCCTCATCGCCCTGGACCAGTGGAAGGACGCCGGCTCGCCCGCGGACGCCCGCACAGGACTCGCGACTCCCGAACAGCTCGAAAGCTTCGCGGTCGAACTCGAACTGCGCCGCTGCGGCAAGTGCTCGAACAACTGCCTGCTTACGATCAATACCTTCACCTCCGGCGTGGTCACCTCCGGTCCCGTTGAACAGATGGTCGCGCCTCCCCGGCGCTTCATCACCGGAAACAGATGCGAACGCGGCCTTGAAATCGACCTGTCCGTAAAACCGGAAGCCGGCTCGGCGACCCACGCGGACAGCTCCGCCCACATGATCGCGGAAAACAACGACGAGCCCCACGGCCTTGAAAAACCCGAAAAGCCCCCGGTTCCCAACCTCTTCGACTGGAAGTACCGCAGGCTGTTCCGCTACAAGCCGCTCTCCCACGAAGCCGCAACCCGCGGGGACGTCGGAATTCCCCGGGTTCTCAACCTCTACGAAAACTACCCGTTCTGGTTCACCTTTTTCACCAAGCTCGGCTTCCGCGTCCGGCTCTCTCCCCGGTCGAGCCGACACATCTACGAACTGGGCCTGGAATCGATTCCCTCGGAATCGGTGTGCTACCCCGGAAAAATCACTCACGGCCACGTCGAGGCCCTGCTCAAAGCCGGCGTGAAGTTCATCTTCTATCCCTGCGCCCCCTACGAGCAGGTCGAGGATCCGGGCGTCGGAAACCACTATAACTGCCCGATCGTAACGAGCTACCCGGAAGTTCTCAGGAACAACATGGACGCCCTCAGGCAGGACGACTCCATCCGCTTCATGAACCCCTTCCTTCCCATAGACGACGAAAAGCGTCTGGTCGAGCGCCTCTTCGAAGAACTCGGCGGCGAGTTCGGCATTTCCCTCGAGGAAATAACTTCCGCCGTCCGCGACGGCTGGGCCGAGCAGGACGCCTTCCGCGACGAAGTCGCCCGCAAGGGAGAGGAGACGATTGCCGAAATCCACGAACGCGGCCTGAAGGGAATCGTTCTCGCCGGCCGCCCGTACCACCTGGACCCGGAAATCCATCACGGAATTCCGGAGCTCCTCACGGGGCTCGGCCTCGCGGTTTTGACGGAAGATTCAGTCGCCCAGCTCGGAGCCGTCGAACGCCCCTTGAGGATCGTCGACCAGTGGACCTACCACAACCGCCTCTACCGCGCGGCCCAGTACGTCACGTCCAATCCCGATCTCGAACTGGTTCAGCTGACGAGCTTCGGTTGCGGCCTCGACGCGGTAACCGCAGACCAGGTGCAGGAAATTCTCGACGCCAAGGGCCGGATGTACACCCTCGTCAAAATCGACGAAGGCTCCAACCTTGGCGCCGTGCGGATCCGCATGCGCAGCCTCATCGCCGCCATTCGCGAGCGCGACCGCAACGCGACGAAGCTGAAATTCAAGTCCTCCGCCCATCACCGGGTGGTGTTCACGAAGGAGATGAAGAAGCGGTACACCGTTCTCGCTCCGCAGATGTCTCCCATCCATTTCCGCCTTCTGCAGAAGGCCTTCGAATATTCGGGCTTCAATTTCGTGATTCTGCCTGACGTGGACACGAAGGCGGTCGATTACGGTCTCCAGTACGTCAACAACGACGCCTGCTATCCGTCGATCCTCGTCGCCGGCCAGATGATCTCCGCGCTGAAATCGGGCGAATACGACCTCGACAGCGTCGCCCTTCTGATCACGCAGACCGGAGGCGGCTGCCGCGCTACGAACTACATCGGCTTCATCAGGCGCGCCCTCTCGGACATCGGCTGGGGCCACATCCCGGTCATCTCACTGAGCGCCCAATCGTTCGAGAAGAACCCGGGGTTCAAGATGACTCCGGCTCTCATCCACCGCTCGATGATGTCCGTCATGATCGGCGACCTCCTCATGCGGGTTCTCTACCGCACGCGTCCCTATGAAAGCGTACCTGGCTCGGCGAACGAGATGTACGAAAAATGGAACACCCGAGCGGCGGCCCAGCTGAAGTCCCTGTCGATCTCCGGCTACCACCGGCTCGTCCGCGACATCGTCCGCGATTTCGACTCCCTTCCCCTCGAACAGGTCCACAAGCCGAGGGTCGGCGTCGTCGGCGAAATTCTGGTCAAGTTCCACCCCACCGCCAACAACGACATTTTCGGCACCATCGAAAACGAAGGCGCCGAGTGCGTGGTTCCCGATCTCGCGGACTTCCTCTTTTATTCGTTCGTGAACGGCGTGTACAAGCACAAAAAGCTCGCCTTCCCGAAATCCTCCGAGCGCACCGCGCACCTTCTGGTATGGTTCCTCGAACTGTACCGATGGAAGATCAAGAAGGAGCTTTCCGCGAGCGTGCGCTTCACTCCGCCCGAGTCCATCTACAAACTCCAGGACGGGGTCGACGACATCGTTCAGCTCGGCAACATGACGGGCGAGGGCTGGTTCCTCACGGCGGAGATGATCGAGCTGATCCACACCGGCGTTCCCAGCATCGCCTGCGTTCAGCCCTTCGCCTGCCTCCCGAACCACGTCACGGGAAAGGGCATGATCAAGGAGCTGCGCCGCCGCTTCCCGCAATCGAACATCGCCGCCATCGATTACGATCCGGGCGCGAGCGAGGTCAACCAGCTGAACCGTCTGAAGCTTCTGCTGGCGAACGCTCCCAAGGGCGCCCACCCGGACGAAACGAAGACAGCCGGCGCCCATTGA
- a CDS encoding DUF1667 domain-containing protein, with the protein MVCIVCPRGCRLTVSDEPGLSVSGNACPRGEAYGKSEATDPRRSVTATCAISGLPADIPLSFPRRIPVRTTAPIPKDEVFSLVAELMKIQKTLPVKEGQLILDKWKGTDVSVVATRSLSLPEPDDA; encoded by the coding sequence ATGGTGTGCATCGTGTGCCCGAGGGGCTGCCGCCTGACCGTTTCCGATGAGCCCGGGCTCTCGGTTTCAGGCAATGCCTGCCCCCGCGGAGAGGCCTACGGAAAAAGCGAGGCGACCGATCCCCGCCGTTCCGTAACCGCGACCTGCGCTATCTCAGGGCTTCCCGCGGACATACCCCTGTCCTTCCCCCGCCGCATTCCGGTCCGAACCACGGCGCCGATCCCGAAGGACGAGGTCTTTTCTCTCGTCGCCGAGCTGATGAAGATACAAAAAACCCTTCCGGTGAAGGAAGGGCAGCTGATTCTCGATAAATGGAAGGGAACCGATGTTTCGGTCGTCGCGACCCGGTCTTTGTCTCTACCCGAGCCTGACGATGCGTGA
- a CDS encoding MFS transporter, whose protein sequence is MALSRGKKLLFPLGQFGLVLSSYGVLRQFSDFYVSRPGSDSVFPVHLYQGYLFGLFTVAGLIIALSRIVDACACLCAGWLSDRFSPVRGFRRTGFMAFSVLPVALFSVLVFTPPTQELYRLNSVFVLVLSLLFFVFLSLYTVPYLALLAEIGRSPRVRMQLSTLMACATAFASLLGNRAFTFGALFSSRFGMSMEAGYRAVLAVFALLSAVCMLLPVLFLNESAETVASPVRDSFQDAVSAVFHDSHFKHYLIADILYRVSSAFIVYGFSYYVTGLLSLPQESGAFLLLVIFFANLALYIPVYVVSQRLGKRKILFIAFFMFMLFIAGGAFAGKYPISAMSQGYLFAFLLAIPLSVFSVVPNALISDLAVASERKTGVFRSGMYFGIHGFATRSAQLAAVVLVPLLLRIGSASEFARRAGITGMRVTLVLAAVFSLTGFLFLFGYHEKEVSVLLEKNP, encoded by the coding sequence ATGGCCCTCTCCCGCGGCAAGAAACTCCTTTTTCCCCTCGGCCAGTTCGGACTGGTCTTGAGTTCATACGGCGTTCTCAGACAGTTTTCGGATTTTTACGTCAGCCGTCCCGGAAGCGACTCCGTGTTTCCCGTCCACCTGTATCAGGGATACCTCTTCGGCCTGTTCACGGTAGCCGGTTTGATCATCGCGTTGAGCCGCATCGTAGATGCTTGCGCCTGTCTCTGCGCGGGCTGGCTTTCGGACCGCTTCAGTCCGGTCCGCGGCTTCAGAAGAACCGGTTTCATGGCCTTTTCCGTCCTGCCCGTGGCACTCTTCTCCGTTCTCGTTTTCACTCCCCCGACTCAAGAACTGTACCGCCTCAATTCAGTATTCGTTCTTGTCCTCTCGCTTCTTTTTTTTGTATTCCTTTCGTTATATACCGTTCCGTACCTCGCCCTGCTCGCGGAGATCGGCAGAAGCCCCCGCGTGCGCATGCAGCTGTCCACCCTCATGGCCTGCGCCACCGCCTTCGCGAGCCTCCTCGGAAACCGAGCCTTTACTTTCGGCGCCCTTTTTTCTTCGCGCTTCGGAATGTCGATGGAAGCGGGCTATCGGGCGGTTCTCGCCGTATTTGCCCTGCTTTCGGCGGTCTGCATGCTTCTTCCCGTGCTCTTCCTGAACGAAAGCGCGGAAACGGTGGCCTCTCCCGTGCGTGACAGCTTTCAGGACGCCGTCTCCGCCGTATTCCATGATTCTCATTTCAAGCATTATCTGATAGCCGACATTCTCTACCGCGTTTCATCGGCCTTCATCGTGTACGGATTTTCGTACTATGTCACGGGACTGCTCTCCCTGCCCCAGGAAAGCGGAGCCTTCCTCCTGTTGGTCATCTTCTTCGCGAATCTCGCGCTCTACATACCGGTATACGTCGTGTCGCAGCGGCTGGGAAAGAGGAAGATTCTGTTCATCGCCTTTTTCATGTTCATGCTGTTCATAGCGGGCGGAGCCTTCGCCGGAAAATATCCGATCTCCGCGATGAGCCAGGGCTATCTTTTCGCCTTTCTTCTGGCGATCCCCCTGTCGGTCTTTTCCGTCGTGCCCAATGCCCTGATTTCAGATCTGGCAGTCGCCTCGGAGCGGAAAACCGGCGTATTCCGCAGCGGAATGTATTTCGGCATCCACGGCTTCGCCACCCGGTCCGCCCAGCTTGCCGCCGTGGTTCTGGTACCCCTGCTACTCAGGATCGGAAGCGCCTCCGAATTCGCGCGCCGGGCGGGAATCACCGGAATGCGCGTCACCCTCGTTCTGGCCGCCGTATTCTCCCTCACCGGTTTCCTCTTCCTGTTCGGCTATCACGAAAAGGAAGTCTCGGTGCTATTGGAAAAAAATCCCTGA